The Coffea eugenioides isolate CCC68of chromosome 8, Ceug_1.0, whole genome shotgun sequence genome has a segment encoding these proteins:
- the LOC113780349 gene encoding pectinesterase 1-like produces MNSVTNKDRQLMEDQASRQKRKIRSYVFFIILFTVIIGSIITVSMALIQEKESELLSASTPDRAIRAICNLTPKPTSCFDSIWCLRMNFSTDLGEIKTTPSRIFTLSLRAAINQLEDLISANEKAISEVKDSRTLTALKDCNVLFKDSLRLVNASVTAMGVKSDDKIFKVAKSVDDMNEWMSNSAATIDKCFLLPLSHSANKASNNEPPLSAADLHRQDSAASSFSNNSVKRERELGSSEEVEIETVSSRVSDEDDDGSNGRKKLCLTKAQSALLEESFKQHSTLNPITSLSLSLSLSVAS; encoded by the coding sequence ATGAACTCAGTCACCAATAAGGATAGGCAGCTGATGGAAGATCAAGCTTCGAGACAGAAAAGGAAGATAAGGAGCTACGTCTTTTTCATCATCTTATTCACGGTTATCATCGGTTCAATCATCACAGTTTCCATGGCTCTCATACAAGAAAAAGAGTCTGAGTTACTCTCCGCTTCAACTCCAGATAGAGCAATTCGTGCCATCTGCAATCTGACTCCAAAACCAACCTCATGTTTTGACTCTATATGGTGCCTCCGCATGAATTTCTCCACCGATTTAGGCGAGATCAAGACCACCCCATCAAGAATTTTCACCCTCTCTCTCCGTGCTGCTATCAATCAACTAGAGGACTTGATTTCAGCTAATGAAAAGGCAATCTCTGAGGTCAAAGATTCAAGAACTTTGACAGCTTTGAAAGACTGCAATGTCTTGTTCAAGGATTCTTTAAGGCTTGTAAACGCGTCTGTGACAGCAATGGGAGTCAAATCTGATGACAAAATCTTTAAGGTCGCGAAATCTGTTGACGACATGAATGAATGGATGTCAAACTCTGCTGCAACTATAGACAAATGTTTCCTTCTTCCTCTCAGTCACTCTGCTAATAAGGCCTCCAATAATGAGCCTCCACTTTCTGCTGCTGACTTGCATCGTCAAGATAGTGCTGCGTCATCCTTTTCCAACAATAGCGtgaagagggagagagagctCGGTAGCAGCGAAGAGGTGGAGATCGAGACAGTTTCCTCAAGAGTAAGTGACGAAGATGATGATGGTTCTAATGGAAGGAAGAAGCTTTGCCTCACAAAAGCTCAGTCTGCTCTTTTGGAAGAGAGCTTCAAGCAGCATAGCACTCTCAATCCGataacatctctctctctctctctttctctctctgtGGCTAGCTAG